From Shewanella yunxiaonensis, the proteins below share one genomic window:
- a CDS encoding TatD family hydrolase, translated as MSRYMDIAVNLIGSKLEQDLPQVVNDAAEVGVSPLLLIGSDLDESERCTQVCTQYPGQLYATAGVHPHHADNWNAGSSARLKGLCAQAPVVAIGECGLDFDRNYSSKDKQLAAFEAQLAIAAELQLPVLMHQRDAHLDFLKILRQYRSALPAALLHCFTGDPQQVHDYNELDLYLGVTGWVCDERRGQSLVDALPYIPGNRLVLETDSPYLLPRSMRPKPKSGRNEPKYLPYIAEYVAGILQQSPERLAQQCYANSLRLFGLESSV; from the coding sequence GTGAGCCGCTATATGGACATTGCTGTCAATCTTATTGGCAGCAAACTGGAACAAGATCTGCCTCAGGTAGTTAACGATGCTGCTGAGGTAGGTGTTTCGCCGCTGTTACTTATTGGCAGTGATTTGGACGAAAGCGAGCGTTGTACGCAAGTATGCACACAATATCCCGGACAACTATACGCCACAGCTGGCGTGCATCCCCACCATGCCGATAATTGGAACGCTGGCAGTTCAGCAAGGCTAAAAGGGCTATGCGCACAAGCGCCAGTGGTAGCTATCGGGGAATGCGGGTTGGATTTTGATCGCAACTATTCCAGCAAAGACAAGCAACTGGCTGCGTTTGAGGCTCAACTCGCAATAGCCGCAGAATTACAGTTACCAGTATTGATGCATCAACGCGATGCTCACCTCGATTTTTTAAAAATACTCCGTCAATATCGCTCCGCGCTCCCCGCAGCACTACTCCATTGCTTCACCGGCGATCCGCAACAAGTTCACGATTATAACGAACTGGATCTTTATCTTGGGGTCACAGGCTGGGTGTGTGATGAACGAAGAGGACAATCGTTAGTTGATGCGCTGCCTTATATTCCCGGCAATCGACTGGTATTGGAAACTGATAGTCCTTATTTATTGCCCCGGAGTATGCGTCCGAAACCAAAATCTGGACGAAACGAACCCAAATATCTGCCCTATATTGCTGAGTATGTTGCGGGCATTCTGCAACAATCACCAGAGCGACTCGCACAGCAATGTTACGCAAACAGTCTTAGATTATTTGGCCTGGAGTCATCGGTATGA
- a CDS encoding sensor domain-containing diguanylate cyclase produces the protein MAHGIVPLMVNQPNTTRIDLKQYTLHLHTGPDRTLSQVMAMPDSAWQPATQQRLLSLGSDGDWYHFQLLQETTEYRNWLVEFDNPDIDELTLYHFIDGRLQQTLVMGDTKPFHERPILQNNFVYPFAMGNNQRHDFWLKIETQGTSYLPIILWAPDQMLQHVSNDYMVRGMQLGILGAIGLFALFMATTTGSFSYGYYAGYVLTMTLLVASINGTAFSHLWPQYPQLQNHIIAPLIPLVMAFNVLFTEKALQLKYYSLKLLRLSRWLTLLALLLVPVALVIPYRIALYLDLTAIAVISVLLLLMSVIQAFTGNKLARLYALSSFAKAFGVLISTFMYIGWLSIPMNPLTPVMLGLTTEVVFMAAVLAIRYNDERKSKMRIQHEALRQAERIREAKEEALLLEAKSNERLERMVQERTLELEFAMRELNDANHKLMEQSQLDALTGAHNRASFDKKLQAEGRISRRQQTPLAMLMLDIDKFKAINDTYGHLAGDQVLKAVADTLQTHLKRPGDLASRFGGEEFAVILPGTDEEGAKQLAERLCAAVAQLSIDWGNQVIDLTVSIGVSAEVINADSDTTLLLSHADEALYVAKHQGRNQVSVYSNQANTSIANSQ, from the coding sequence ATGGCTCATGGAATTGTGCCGTTGATGGTCAATCAGCCCAATACTACCCGCATTGACTTAAAGCAATACACTCTACATCTGCATACTGGTCCTGACAGGACATTGTCACAGGTAATGGCAATGCCAGACTCCGCATGGCAACCCGCGACACAACAACGCTTATTATCACTCGGTAGCGACGGTGACTGGTACCATTTTCAGCTGCTGCAAGAAACCACAGAGTATCGTAACTGGTTAGTTGAATTTGATAATCCTGACATTGATGAGTTAACGCTGTACCACTTTATCGATGGCCGATTGCAACAGACGCTGGTTATGGGCGACACCAAACCCTTTCATGAACGCCCAATACTGCAGAACAATTTTGTTTATCCTTTTGCGATGGGTAACAACCAGCGACATGATTTTTGGCTCAAAATTGAAACGCAAGGCACAAGTTATTTACCGATTATTTTATGGGCACCAGACCAGATGCTGCAACATGTCAGTAACGACTACATGGTGCGCGGTATGCAACTAGGGATCCTCGGAGCTATTGGTCTGTTTGCACTTTTTATGGCAACGACTACCGGTTCCTTCAGTTACGGTTATTACGCGGGTTACGTGCTGACAATGACATTGTTAGTCGCCAGCATCAATGGCACTGCCTTTAGCCATCTGTGGCCTCAATACCCCCAACTTCAAAACCACATCATTGCGCCACTTATCCCATTAGTGATGGCCTTTAATGTCTTGTTTACCGAAAAGGCCCTGCAATTAAAATACTACAGCTTAAAATTGTTGAGATTATCGCGATGGTTAACGTTACTTGCCCTGTTATTGGTGCCTGTGGCATTAGTTATTCCATACAGGATTGCACTATACCTCGATTTAACAGCCATTGCGGTTATCTCAGTACTACTGTTACTCATGAGCGTGATACAAGCCTTCACGGGTAACAAACTGGCCCGGCTATATGCATTATCATCGTTTGCAAAAGCTTTCGGCGTGCTAATCAGTACGTTTATGTACATCGGTTGGTTGTCGATACCGATGAATCCGTTAACCCCGGTAATGTTAGGATTAACCACCGAGGTTGTCTTTATGGCTGCAGTATTGGCGATACGCTACAACGATGAGCGCAAGTCAAAGATGCGCATTCAACACGAGGCGTTGCGGCAAGCAGAACGAATTCGAGAGGCGAAAGAAGAAGCGTTACTGCTGGAAGCCAAAAGCAATGAAAGGCTTGAACGCATGGTGCAGGAACGTACATTGGAACTGGAATTTGCCATGCGGGAATTGAACGATGCCAACCACAAATTGATGGAACAATCGCAATTAGACGCGCTCACCGGAGCCCATAACCGTGCGTCATTTGATAAGAAGCTTCAAGCGGAAGGACGTATTAGTCGTCGCCAGCAAACGCCGCTGGCAATGTTGATGCTCGATATTGATAAATTCAAAGCAATTAACGACACCTATGGCCATTTAGCCGGCGACCAAGTGCTAAAAGCCGTCGCAGACACACTGCAAACGCACCTTAAACGTCCGGGAGATTTAGCCTCACGTTTTGGAGGGGAGGAGTTCGCGGTGATTTTGCCCGGTACCGATGAGGAAGGCGCTAAACAATTAGCCGAGCGTTTATGCGCAGCGGTGGCGCAATTGTCGATAGATTGGGGCAATCAGGTTATTGACCTCACCGTCAGCATTGGTGTCAGTGCTGAAGTCATCAATGCCGATAGCGATACCACGCTGCTGCTCAGCCATGCAGATGAGGCATTGTATGTTGCGAAACATCAAGGGCGTAACCAAGTCTCTGTCTATAGCAATCAGGCAAATACATCGATTGCTAACTCCCAGTAA
- the rhlB gene encoding ATP-dependent RNA helicase RhlB: MSETHLSQQKFADLPLHPEVIQALTENGFEFCTPIQALSLPVLLEGKDIAGQAQTGTGKTLAFLVATFDYLLSHPVPENRQLNQPRAIIMAPTRELAIQIAKDGKLLSKHTGLKLGIVYGGEGYDAQRKMLDAGVDILVGTTGRIIDYVRQGVINLGAIQAVVLDEADRMFDLGFIKDIRFLFRRMPAADKRLNMLFSATLSMKVQELAYDHMNDPVKVEIAPEEKTSKNIKEELFYPSMEDKVPLLLTLIEEDWPEKAIVFANTKHQCENLWGWLEGDGHRVGLLTGDVPQKKRLKILEQFTKGELDILVATDVAARGLHIPHVSHVYNFDLPDDCEDYVHRIGRTGRAGEKGTSVSFACEEYALNLPAIESYIEHVIPVTSYDRDALLEDLPAPVKLHRRTAPRSKRERTQGGRSTGRRPDRNRRN; the protein is encoded by the coding sequence ATGAGCGAAACACATTTATCTCAACAAAAATTTGCTGATCTGCCATTGCACCCTGAAGTGATTCAGGCGCTGACAGAAAACGGCTTTGAATTCTGTACGCCGATTCAGGCGCTGTCGCTACCGGTATTACTGGAAGGTAAAGATATTGCCGGCCAAGCGCAAACTGGTACAGGTAAAACGTTAGCTTTTCTCGTTGCCACGTTCGATTACCTGCTCTCACATCCCGTCCCAGAAAATCGTCAGCTGAATCAACCTCGAGCCATCATTATGGCGCCAACCAGAGAACTGGCAATCCAAATTGCTAAAGATGGCAAGCTGTTGTCTAAGCATACTGGATTGAAGCTCGGGATAGTCTATGGTGGTGAAGGTTATGATGCCCAGCGAAAAATGCTGGATGCTGGGGTCGATATTCTGGTGGGAACGACCGGGCGTATTATTGACTATGTACGTCAAGGTGTGATCAATCTTGGTGCCATCCAGGCGGTGGTTCTCGATGAGGCGGATCGTATGTTCGATCTGGGCTTTATCAAGGACATCCGTTTCCTGTTCCGCCGCATGCCTGCCGCTGATAAACGACTAAACATGTTGTTTTCTGCCACGCTTTCGATGAAGGTGCAGGAGCTGGCATATGATCACATGAATGATCCCGTTAAAGTGGAAATCGCGCCGGAAGAAAAAACGTCGAAGAACATCAAGGAAGAACTGTTCTATCCATCAATGGAAGATAAAGTCCCATTGCTGCTGACATTGATCGAAGAAGACTGGCCAGAAAAAGCCATTGTGTTTGCCAATACCAAACATCAGTGTGAAAACTTGTGGGGTTGGCTGGAAGGCGATGGTCATCGCGTCGGCTTGCTGACGGGGGATGTTCCACAGAAGAAGCGTCTGAAAATTCTTGAGCAATTCACAAAAGGCGAACTGGATATTCTGGTTGCGACTGACGTTGCTGCCAGAGGGTTACACATTCCGCATGTTTCCCACGTATATAACTTTGATCTGCCAGACGACTGTGAAGATTACGTACACCGTATCGGACGTACCGGCCGTGCGGGTGAGAAGGGCACCTCAGTCAGTTTTGCCTGCGAAGAATATGCGCTGAATCTTCCAGCGATTGAAAGTTACATCGAGCATGTTATTCCGGTAACCTCCTATGATCGTGATGCACTATTGGAGGATCTTCCTGCGCCGGTGAAGTTGCACCGTCGTACGGCTCCGCGAAGCAAACGGGAGCGTACACAGGGTGGGCGTTCAACCGGACGGCGTCCGGATCGTAATCGTAGGAACTGA
- the trxA gene encoding thioredoxin TrxA: MSDKIIYVSDDSFESEVLKSDKPVLVDFWAEWCGPCKMIAPILDDVATEYDGKLTVAKVNVDQNNATPAKYGIRGIPTLLLFKNGELAATKVGALSKTQLKEFIEAQI, encoded by the coding sequence ATGAGTGATAAAATTATTTATGTAAGCGATGATAGCTTCGAATCCGAAGTATTGAAGTCTGACAAGCCAGTACTGGTAGATTTTTGGGCCGAATGGTGTGGCCCCTGCAAAATGATTGCGCCAATCCTTGATGACGTAGCCACTGAATATGATGGCAAACTCACTGTCGCCAAAGTTAACGTGGACCAGAACAACGCTACTCCAGCGAAATATGGCATTCGCGGCATCCCAACACTGCTGTTGTTCAAAAACGGCGAGCTAGCCGCCACTAAGGTTGGCGCACTGTCCAAGACTCAGCTGAAAGAGTTTATCGAGGCGCAAATCTAA
- the tatB gene encoding Sec-independent protein translocase protein TatB, which yields MFDGIGFSELLLIGILGLVVLGPERLPVAVRTISNFIRTMKRMASSVKDELEQELKLEQLHADLKKAESKGLGNLSPELQESINQLKEAAKAVNRPYEIDGDKSKPEEPQMTLKPPFEADEPASAAVDTSRGVTEEASSTSATDKK from the coding sequence ATGTTCGATGGTATCGGTTTTTCCGAGCTGCTGTTGATTGGGATCTTGGGACTGGTCGTACTCGGTCCCGAGCGCCTGCCGGTTGCAGTTCGCACAATATCTAACTTTATCCGGACCATGAAGCGCATGGCCAGTTCAGTTAAGGATGAGCTTGAGCAAGAGCTTAAGCTTGAGCAGCTGCACGCCGATTTAAAAAAGGCGGAAAGCAAAGGTCTGGGTAATCTGTCTCCTGAGTTACAAGAATCCATTAATCAACTCAAAGAAGCAGCAAAAGCGGTCAATCGTCCCTATGAGATTGATGGCGACAAGTCTAAGCCTGAAGAACCTCAAATGACACTCAAGCCACCTTTTGAGGCTGATGAACCGGCAAGTGCTGCCGTCGACACGTCTCGTGGAGTCACTGAAGAAGCTTCATCTACATCAGCTACTGATAAAAAATAG
- the tatC gene encoding twin-arginine translocase subunit TatC, with translation MSQQQPLISHLLELRNRLLRATASVLIVFLAIVYWAKDIYHYIAVPLLKTMPTGGTMIATDVAAPFFAPFKLTLVLAFFIAIPYVLYQIWAFVAPGLYKHEKRLIAPLLFSSTVLFYLGIIFAYFVVFPLVFSFFTSVAPEGVQVATDINSYLNFVLKLFFAFGLAFEIPIAVVLLCWAGVTTPADLKAQRPYIIVGAFVVGMLLTPPDVISQTMLAVPMLLLFEGGLFAARFYSKKPDAEETETSEDSQ, from the coding sequence ATGTCGCAACAGCAACCGTTAATCAGTCATTTGCTGGAGCTGCGCAATCGATTGCTCAGAGCCACAGCCAGTGTATTAATTGTGTTTCTGGCAATCGTCTACTGGGCCAAAGATATCTATCATTACATCGCCGTCCCCTTGCTAAAAACGATGCCTACTGGCGGCACGATGATAGCCACCGATGTGGCGGCACCGTTTTTTGCGCCGTTTAAACTGACCTTGGTATTAGCATTTTTTATCGCGATTCCTTACGTACTATACCAAATCTGGGCCTTTGTTGCCCCCGGTTTGTACAAGCATGAAAAGCGCCTGATCGCGCCGTTACTGTTCAGCAGTACCGTGCTGTTTTATCTGGGTATTATCTTTGCCTACTTTGTGGTATTTCCATTGGTGTTCAGCTTTTTCACCAGTGTTGCCCCAGAAGGGGTGCAGGTCGCTACCGATATCAACAGCTATCTCAATTTTGTACTGAAGTTATTCTTTGCGTTCGGTTTGGCCTTCGAAATTCCTATCGCGGTAGTGTTGTTATGTTGGGCTGGCGTTACTACCCCGGCAGATTTGAAAGCACAGCGACCTTACATTATTGTAGGGGCATTTGTTGTGGGGATGTTGCTGACACCACCCGATGTAATTTCACAGACCATGTTGGCGGTTCCGATGTTGTTACTGTTTGAAGGTGGGCTATTTGCTGCCCGTTTTTACAGTAAAAAGCCTGACGCCGAAGAAACCGAAACCAGCGAGGACAGTCAGTAG
- the ubiB gene encoding ubiquinone biosynthesis regulatory protein kinase UbiB, with protein MSFTSIKRAYQVISIALHYGLDELLPPKLTPWYFRLWRLSLFWLRNKHKKKPGGERLKLALQELGPVYIKFGQMLSTRRDLLSDEWAYELAMLQDRVPPFDSKLAREAIETELKAPIESLFDDFDEKPLASASISQVHTATLKSNGKPVVLKVLRPNVEQQIVADLQLMSQTAELLESLLGPNNRLRPGEVVEDYRTTIMGELNLKLEALNTVRLRNNFLDSNALYVPYVYEELSHPRLLVLERIYGIPVSDIAALRAQGTNLKLLAEKGVQLFFTQVFRDNFFHADMHPGNIFISREHPQDPYYIGLDCGIMGTLSDTDKRYLAENFLAFFNRDYRRIAQLYVESGWVSPDTDLLAFEQAVKVVCEPMFNKPLNEISFGHVLLELFRTARRFDIVVQPQLVLLEKTLLYIEGLGRQLYPQLDLWQTAKPFLENWMAEQVGPKAMLRKAKLQLPYWSDKLPEIPELIYDNLRLGRNLLGSQQQMLDKYLRHQQKSHKSNYLLITSAVLLICGTILFSRDVTLWLSHGCLAAGVVCWLIGWRSRPRIRKF; from the coding sequence ATGAGTTTCACCAGTATCAAGCGCGCTTATCAGGTTATCAGTATTGCCCTGCATTACGGTCTGGATGAACTGTTACCTCCAAAACTCACGCCTTGGTACTTCCGTTTATGGCGCCTAAGCCTGTTCTGGTTGCGTAACAAACACAAAAAGAAACCCGGTGGTGAACGCCTAAAACTGGCCTTGCAAGAGTTGGGGCCGGTTTACATCAAGTTTGGTCAGATGCTGTCCACTCGTCGCGACTTACTTAGCGATGAATGGGCCTACGAGCTTGCCATGTTGCAGGATCGAGTGCCGCCATTTGATTCAAAGCTCGCCCGCGAAGCCATCGAAACCGAGCTTAAAGCGCCGATAGAGTCCCTGTTTGATGATTTCGATGAAAAGCCGCTGGCATCGGCGTCCATTTCCCAAGTACATACTGCGACACTGAAATCCAATGGCAAACCCGTAGTACTGAAGGTACTGCGACCAAACGTCGAGCAGCAGATCGTAGCCGACTTGCAGCTCATGAGTCAGACTGCAGAGTTGTTAGAGTCGCTACTGGGGCCCAATAATCGCTTGCGTCCAGGTGAGGTAGTGGAAGACTATCGCACCACCATCATGGGCGAGCTCAATCTGAAACTGGAAGCGTTAAACACCGTCAGACTGCGCAACAATTTCCTCGATTCCAACGCCTTGTATGTGCCTTATGTTTATGAAGAGCTGAGTCATCCGCGACTGCTTGTACTGGAACGCATCTACGGCATTCCTGTTTCTGATATTGCGGCACTGCGCGCTCAGGGTACCAACCTCAAACTGTTAGCGGAAAAAGGGGTGCAACTATTCTTCACTCAAGTTTTTCGCGATAACTTTTTCCATGCCGATATGCATCCCGGCAACATTTTTATTTCACGCGAGCATCCGCAGGATCCTTACTATATCGGCTTGGACTGCGGCATCATGGGCACCCTCAGCGATACCGATAAACGCTATCTGGCGGAAAATTTTCTGGCATTTTTCAATCGCGATTATCGTCGCATCGCCCAGCTATATGTGGAATCCGGCTGGGTCTCTCCTGACACCGACCTGTTAGCCTTCGAGCAAGCGGTCAAGGTTGTCTGTGAGCCGATGTTTAATAAACCATTGAATGAAATTTCATTCGGTCATGTGTTACTGGAGTTGTTCAGAACCGCTCGCCGCTTTGATATTGTGGTGCAGCCACAGTTGGTGTTGCTGGAAAAAACACTGTTGTATATCGAAGGATTAGGGCGCCAGCTGTATCCGCAGCTAGATTTGTGGCAAACTGCCAAGCCATTTCTGGAAAACTGGATGGCAGAGCAGGTCGGCCCTAAAGCGATGCTGCGTAAAGCCAAGCTGCAACTGCCGTATTGGTCAGATAAGCTGCCGGAAATTCCAGAATTGATTTACGACAATTTGCGATTGGGCAGGAATCTGCTCGGTTCACAGCAGCAAATGTTAGATAAGTATTTGAGACATCAACAGAAGTCACATAAAAGTAACTACCTATTAATCACTTCTGCTGTTTTGTTGATCTGTGGCACTATATTATTTAGCCGTGACGTTACACTTTGGCTGTCTCACGGATGTCTTGCTGCTGGTGTGGTATGCTGGCTTATCGGATGGCGGTCTCGGCCGAGAATTCGAAAATTTTAA
- a CDS encoding ubiquinone biosynthesis accessory factor UbiJ — MAELSLETQWRLLNCGALELALTKLVQAAGVEALRLKPLHGKVFCFQLQQLSWPLYLVFANDIQVLSEYQGSVDVKVIGDAADLYRLREGESLTELIKQDKLRIEGDLTLLQQFSHFLQNVRLDIAEPLSKVVGDAPAYWLSNGVSQANTHLKQILNKTWSHLGQLATEEYKVAPHKLEFIRHCDRIEELTAAVNALEQRIATLKDKISP, encoded by the coding sequence ATGGCAGAACTGAGCCTGGAAACCCAGTGGCGACTGCTAAATTGCGGCGCACTGGAATTGGCACTGACCAAACTGGTGCAAGCTGCAGGAGTGGAAGCGCTGCGGCTCAAACCGTTACATGGCAAGGTGTTTTGTTTCCAACTGCAGCAGTTATCCTGGCCGTTATATCTGGTCTTTGCCAACGACATCCAGGTGCTGAGCGAATATCAGGGCAGTGTCGATGTCAAAGTGATTGGTGATGCTGCCGACCTGTACCGTCTGCGCGAAGGTGAAAGCCTGACCGAGTTAATTAAACAGGACAAATTACGCATTGAAGGGGATCTGACACTGTTACAGCAGTTCAGTCACTTCCTGCAGAATGTCAGACTGGATATTGCAGAGCCGCTATCCAAAGTCGTGGGTGATGCCCCGGCGTATTGGCTCAGCAACGGTGTCAGTCAGGCCAATACCCATCTTAAACAGATACTCAATAAAACCTGGTCTCATCTTGGTCAGTTAGCAACCGAAGAATATAAGGTGGCACCGCATAAGCTTGAATTTATTCGTCATTGCGACAGAATTGAGGAGCTAACCGCGGCTGTAAATGCACTGGAACAGCGGATTGCCACATTGAAGGATAAAATCAGCCCATGA
- the tatA gene encoding Sec-independent protein translocase subunit TatA, whose amino-acid sequence MGGISIWQLLIIALIVVLLFGTKKLRSLGSDLGGAVKGFKNAMSTEEQTKSIEDNAAKSESAEATEKKPESKDKEQA is encoded by the coding sequence ATGGGTGGTATCAGTATTTGGCAACTTCTCATCATCGCATTAATTGTTGTACTGCTGTTCGGTACCAAGAAGCTGCGCTCACTTGGTAGTGATTTGGGCGGTGCTGTGAAAGGATTCAAGAATGCTATGTCCACTGAAGAGCAAACCAAGTCTATCGAAGATAACGCAGCGAAAAGCGAGTCTGCAGAGGCAACTGAGAAGAAGCCTGAGTCCAAGGACAAAGAACAGGCGTAA
- a CDS encoding TlpA family protein disulfide reductase, translating to MQHNVKVLLATTALFFSCQTLADDGCNFKENEGGFMATCKQEQKEVILTGVIDGKKLVTELPPFESGYQTYQVDTAAIAPLKAVTKPTQIVVIIGTWCPDCHRETPRFIKIMEAVNNPNISVKFIGVDRKKKDPEGLAAKYEFQRIPTFMVIQDGKEIGRIVERPTESLEKDLAKILG from the coding sequence ATGCAGCATAATGTAAAAGTATTGCTGGCCACCACCGCGCTGTTTTTCAGTTGCCAGACGCTGGCTGACGATGGTTGTAATTTCAAAGAGAATGAAGGCGGCTTTATGGCAACCTGCAAGCAGGAGCAAAAAGAAGTAATCCTGACCGGCGTTATCGACGGGAAAAAATTGGTCACTGAACTACCGCCATTTGAAAGTGGTTACCAGACTTATCAAGTGGACACTGCCGCGATTGCACCGCTGAAAGCGGTCACTAAACCAACGCAGATTGTGGTAATTATTGGTACATGGTGCCCAGACTGTCACCGTGAAACACCGCGCTTTATCAAGATCATGGAAGCGGTTAATAATCCGAATATCTCAGTGAAGTTTATCGGTGTCGATCGCAAGAAAAAAGATCCAGAAGGTCTGGCGGCAAAGTATGAATTCCAACGTATTCCTACCTTTATGGTCATTCAGGACGGTAAAGAGATTGGTCGTATCGTTGAACGCCCAACTGAATCATTGGAAAAAGATTTAGCTAAAATCCTGGGATAA
- a CDS encoding Ppx/GppA phosphatase family protein: MLVAHTVGNQPKVIAKYKRKVRLAEGIGNDGRLQEAAMQRGLDCLAMFAEMLAQHGVPNTNVAVIATATLRSINNADEFNAKALPILGHPIEVICGMKEAELIYQGMVATTQGHGRRLVIDIGGASTEFIIGDGAQLLFKTSLPFGSVTYNRAFFSSAPLQQMDFDDVKQSIANALGEYRQQLLSLGWHSVVGASGAVQSVVELLQHRQVSEIITIEVLQQLKLEILAEISLELPNINGLSRERAPTFAAGVAILLALFELLSIQHLALSGGALREGVLLSLSRRVASQPAIK; this comes from the coding sequence ATGCTGGTGGCTCATACGGTGGGCAACCAGCCTAAGGTCATTGCTAAATACAAGCGTAAAGTGCGTCTTGCTGAAGGCATTGGTAACGATGGTCGATTGCAGGAAGCGGCGATGCAACGCGGACTGGATTGTCTGGCGATGTTTGCGGAAATGCTGGCGCAACATGGTGTGCCAAATACCAACGTTGCGGTGATTGCGACCGCCACGCTGCGCAGTATCAACAATGCTGACGAATTTAATGCCAAAGCGTTACCTATTCTTGGTCATCCCATTGAAGTTATCTGCGGTATGAAAGAGGCGGAGTTAATTTATCAGGGGATGGTGGCCACCACGCAAGGGCATGGTCGTCGATTGGTCATTGATATTGGCGGTGCCAGTACTGAGTTTATTATTGGTGATGGTGCGCAATTACTGTTTAAGACCAGCTTGCCGTTTGGCAGTGTTACATATAATCGTGCTTTTTTTAGCTCTGCACCACTACAACAAATGGATTTTGATGATGTAAAACAGAGCATTGCCAATGCACTGGGTGAATATCGACAGCAGTTACTATCGCTCGGTTGGCATTCAGTTGTTGGTGCGTCAGGTGCGGTGCAGTCCGTTGTCGAATTATTGCAGCATCGACAAGTCTCAGAAATCATCACTATCGAAGTACTGCAGCAGCTGAAGCTAGAAATTCTCGCCGAAATATCGTTAGAACTCCCCAATATTAATGGTTTATCCCGTGAACGTGCGCCCACTTTTGCCGCCGGCGTGGCAATACTGCTGGCATTGTTTGAACTTTTAAGCATCCAGCATTTGGCATTATCGGGTGGGGCATTGCGCGAAGGCGTATTGCTGAGTTTGTCCAGGCGAGTGGCTAGTCAGCCTGCTATAAAGTAA